A single genomic interval of Pseudomonadota bacterium harbors:
- a CDS encoding 30S ribosomal protein S18, which translates to MYGDRKKKAFGKKKGFKKKGRLMNRPRVCRFCADKKLTIDYKDARLLTGYTTERGKIIPRRISGCCARHQRELTLAIKRGRILAFIPFTATQVSMS; encoded by the coding sequence ATGTACGGAGACAGGAAGAAAAAGGCGTTCGGCAAGAAGAAGGGGTTCAAGAAGAAGGGCCGCCTGATGAACAGGCCGAGGGTGTGCCGCTTCTGCGCCGACAAGAAGCTCACCATAGACTACAAGGACGCGAGGCTCCTCACCGGGTACACGACCGAGCGCGGCAAGATAATACCGCGCAGGATATCCGGCTGCTGCGCGAGGCACCAGCGCGAGCTGACGTTGGCGATAAAGCGGGGCCGCATACTGGCATTCATACCGTTCACCGCCACGCAGGTGTCGATGTCCTGA
- a CDS encoding DUF2232 domain-containing protein, giving the protein MRTLLSQSKAAAAGAAIAIALYFSGLFTLLAPIPVLYVYVTRGRAAGLTSALASGLIVVLSYIFLMPAAASGDGLLAYVLMPGQGLDVYLPSDVIAVGGIGYFAFYLAIAIALGEGSLRRWELLKWGGAAFVAGIAVIAIVAAASIHLGAAGVIEGLRSYLAAVVGGVARMREQGGEAGAQMAFLADRAPDAAAFFVRMMPGIAVLFTSLTVAINIIVCRRVIKGSHAFSHVHNVARFRVPDLLIWGVIVSGAAFFLDSYALHSGVARDVALNVLIALGAIYFLQGMAVIIYFVQGIKAPLLRGLAYVAMVLFLQTVSLGLLAVGIADVWANFRLRRWRAIHHHS; this is encoded by the coding sequence ATGCGCACTCTATTGAGCCAGAGCAAGGCCGCGGCGGCGGGCGCAGCGATCGCGATCGCCCTGTACTTCAGCGGCCTGTTTACGCTGCTCGCCCCGATCCCGGTGCTGTACGTCTATGTGACCAGGGGCAGGGCTGCAGGGCTGACCTCCGCGCTGGCGTCGGGGCTCATCGTGGTCCTTTCTTACATCTTCCTCATGCCGGCCGCCGCGTCGGGAGACGGGCTGCTCGCGTATGTGCTCATGCCCGGTCAGGGCCTCGACGTCTATCTGCCCTCGGATGTGATCGCCGTCGGCGGCATCGGCTACTTCGCGTTCTACCTGGCGATAGCGATTGCCCTCGGCGAGGGCTCCCTCCGCAGGTGGGAGCTGCTCAAGTGGGGCGGCGCGGCCTTTGTCGCCGGAATCGCCGTGATCGCGATCGTGGCCGCGGCGTCGATTCATCTCGGCGCGGCCGGCGTGATCGAAGGGCTGCGCTCGTATCTGGCCGCGGTCGTCGGCGGGGTGGCCCGGATGAGAGAGCAGGGGGGCGAGGCGGGGGCGCAGATGGCGTTTCTGGCCGACAGGGCCCCGGACGCGGCCGCCTTCTTCGTGCGCATGATGCCCGGCATAGCGGTCCTGTTCACATCCCTCACGGTGGCGATCAACATCATCGTCTGCCGAAGGGTGATCAAGGGCTCGCACGCGTTTTCCCACGTGCACAACGTCGCGAGGTTCAGGGTCCCGGACCTGCTGATCTGGGGGGTCATCGTCTCGGGGGCCGCATTTTTCCTGGATTCGTACGCGCTCCACAGCGGCGTCGCGAGGGACGTGGCGCTCAATGTCCTCATCGCGCTGGGCGCGATCTATTTCCTGCAGGGCATGGCTGTTATCATCTACTTCGTGCAGGGGATAAAAGCCCCTCTGTTGAGGGGGCTGGCCTACGTGGCCATGGTGCTTTTTCTGCAGACCGTGAGCCTCGGGCTTCTGGCGGTAGGGATCGCCGACGTCTGGGCGAACTTCAGGCTCAGGCGATGGCGCGCGATACACCATCATTCATGA
- a CDS encoding aminoacyl-tRNA hydrolase, protein MKLIAGLGNPGRSYARQRHNAGFLVVDELAKRHGIRLAKRSFGALTGSGVLAGESVLLVKPMQYMNLSGGPVRSLLGYYRLGPDSLIVVHDDLDIEPGRIKLGRGSGHAGHNGVRSIIDELDTCDFLRVRVGVGRPPEDVDGADYVLSPFDKSEKEAVAETVAMAADAVALLVEKGLAAAQQKYH, encoded by the coding sequence GTGAAGCTAATCGCCGGACTGGGAAACCCGGGCCGCTCGTACGCGCGGCAACGCCACAACGCAGGATTCCTCGTCGTGGACGAGCTGGCGAAGAGACACGGCATAAGGCTCGCGAAGCGCTCATTCGGGGCCTTGACAGGCAGCGGGGTCCTGGCTGGGGAATCGGTCCTCCTCGTGAAGCCGATGCAGTACATGAACCTCTCGGGGGGGCCGGTCAGGTCGCTGCTCGGGTACTACAGGCTGGGCCCCGATTCGCTGATCGTCGTGCACGACGACCTGGACATAGAGCCGGGCCGAATAAAGCTGGGGAGGGGCTCAGGGCACGCGGGACACAACGGGGTCCGCTCTATAATAGACGAGCTGGACACCTGCGATTTCCTGAGGGTGAGGGTCGGTGTCGGAAGGCCTCCCGAGGATGTGGACGGGGCCGACTACGTGCTCTCGCCGTTTGACAAATCGGAGAAGGAGGCCGTGGCGGAGACGGTCGCCATGGCTGCGGATGCGGTCGCTCTCCTCGTGGAGAAGGGGCTGGCCGCCGCCCAGCAGAAGTATCATTGA
- the dnaB gene encoding replicative DNA helicase, with the protein MKLPPQNHEAEISVLGGMLIDNESINRVVEILSADDFYREAHRRIYSAVISLYQRNEPADLVTITAELKSAGALDQVGGASYLSSLVDRVPTAANAASYARIVRDKAILRQLIEGATRICELGYQEKGEVDEFVDSAEKIIFDVAQKRIRQGFTSVKDIVKASFKAIEQLYERKELITGVGTGYREFDRLTCGLQKSDLIVIAGRPSMGKTAFALNIVEHAAIENGVTCAVFSLEMSKEQLVQRMLCSRAEVDASKLRGGFLAESDWPRLTRAAGLLSEAPIFIDDSPALNALEIRAKARRLQRERGLGLVVVDYLQLMRGIGRVESREREISEISRALKALAKEIGVPVVALSQLNRGVEARQDKRPQLADLRESGAIEQDADVIAFIYRDEMYNRESPDKGKAEILIGKQRNGPTGRVVLAFRTSLTRFDDLAHGPDDYVAPSAVPAEEDAAQF; encoded by the coding sequence ATGAAGCTGCCGCCGCAGAACCACGAGGCGGAGATCTCCGTCCTGGGCGGGATGCTCATCGACAACGAGTCGATCAACAGGGTCGTTGAGATACTCTCGGCCGACGATTTCTATCGGGAGGCGCACCGCAGGATATACTCCGCCGTCATATCCCTGTATCAGCGAAACGAGCCCGCCGACCTCGTAACGATCACCGCGGAGCTGAAATCGGCCGGCGCGCTCGATCAGGTGGGGGGGGCCTCCTACCTCTCGTCCCTCGTCGATCGGGTCCCCACCGCGGCCAACGCCGCCTCATACGCCAGGATAGTCCGCGACAAGGCGATACTGCGCCAGCTCATCGAGGGCGCGACGCGCATCTGCGAGCTCGGCTACCAGGAGAAGGGCGAGGTCGACGAGTTCGTCGACTCGGCCGAGAAGATCATCTTCGACGTCGCGCAGAAGCGCATCCGCCAGGGGTTCACCAGCGTCAAGGACATCGTCAAGGCGAGCTTCAAGGCGATCGAACAGCTCTACGAGCGCAAGGAGCTGATCACCGGCGTGGGCACCGGATACCGCGAGTTCGACAGGCTCACCTGCGGGCTTCAAAAATCGGATCTCATAGTCATAGCGGGCCGCCCCAGCATGGGCAAGACCGCCTTCGCGCTCAACATCGTGGAGCACGCGGCCATAGAGAACGGCGTCACCTGCGCCGTCTTCTCGCTCGAGATGTCCAAGGAGCAGCTGGTGCAGCGCATGCTCTGCTCGCGCGCGGAGGTCGACGCCTCAAAGCTCAGGGGCGGCTTCCTCGCGGAGAGCGACTGGCCGAGGCTGACTCGGGCGGCCGGCCTCCTCTCCGAGGCGCCGATATTCATCGACGACAGCCCGGCGCTGAACGCGCTGGAGATCAGGGCCAAGGCGCGCAGGCTCCAGAGGGAGCGCGGGCTGGGGCTCGTGGTCGTGGACTACCTTCAGCTGATGCGGGGCATCGGCCGCGTCGAGAGCCGCGAGCGCGAGATATCGGAGATATCCAGGGCGCTCAAGGCCCTGGCCAAGGAGATCGGCGTGCCGGTGGTCGCGCTTTCGCAGCTCAACCGCGGCGTGGAGGCGCGCCAGGACAAGCGGCCGCAGCTGGCCGACCTGCGCGAATCGGGCGCCATCGAGCAGGACGCGGACGTGATAGCGTTCATCTACCGCGACGAGATGTACAACCGCGAGAGCCCCGACAAGGGCAAGGCCGAGATACTCATCGGCAAGCAGAGAAACGGCCCCACCGGCAGGGTCGTGCTGGCCTTCCGCACCAGCCTAACCCGCTTCGACGACCTGGCGCACGGGCCGGACGACTACGTCGCGCCGTCGGCGGTCC
- a CDS encoding 50S ribosomal protein L9: MQVILQQDVPSLGRAGDVVIVREGYGRNYLLPKKLAVVADTGNIKQLEHHKRVVAAKLSKMKKSALDLSTRLSQVSITIARESGEEDKIFGSVTGKDLADALRGEGFTIDRHDIRLDEPIKALGIFEVPVRLHPEVTGTVKVWVVKK, from the coding sequence ATGCAGGTAATATTGCAGCAGGATGTCCCGAGCCTCGGAAGGGCGGGCGACGTGGTGATCGTGCGGGAGGGTTACGGCCGCAACTACCTCCTGCCGAAAAAGCTCGCGGTGGTCGCCGATACGGGCAATATCAAGCAGCTCGAGCACCACAAGCGCGTGGTGGCGGCGAAGCTCTCCAAGATGAAGAAATCTGCTCTGGACCTCTCCACGAGGCTCTCTCAGGTCTCCATCACCATCGCCCGCGAGTCGGGCGAGGAGGACAAGATCTTCGGCTCCGTCACCGGCAAAGACCTGGCCGATGCGCTCAGGGGCGAGGGGTTCACCATCGACCGCCACGATATCAGGCTCGACGAGCCGATCAAGGCGCTGGGGATATTCGAGGTGCCTGTCAGGCTGCATCCCGAGGTCACGGGCACGGTCAAGGTCTGGGTGGTCAAAAAATAG
- the rpsF gene encoding 30S ribosomal protein S6 → MREYETVVITRADLPESDQKQIHDRCKTFVEKREGRLFYARNMGKRNLAYPIKKQQKGLYTCYDYAAGGSTVSEIERSLRLDDNVLRFLTVVRKEDVDVEARAAEIVARGEDVAAPVEEAAPRARPAFDDENGYSSSGRSREEE, encoded by the coding sequence ATGAGGGAGTACGAGACAGTAGTAATCACCCGCGCCGACCTTCCGGAGTCGGACCAGAAGCAGATCCACGACAGGTGCAAGACCTTCGTGGAGAAGCGGGAAGGGCGTCTGTTCTACGCCCGCAACATGGGGAAGCGAAACCTCGCCTACCCGATCAAGAAGCAGCAGAAGGGCCTCTACACCTGCTACGACTACGCCGCCGGCGGGAGCACGGTCAGCGAGATCGAGCGCAGCCTGCGCCTCGACGACAACGTCCTGCGCTTCCTGACGGTCGTCAGGAAAGAGGATGTGGACGTAGAGGCCCGCGCCGCGGAGATCGTCGCCAGGGGAGAGGACGTCGCGGCCCCTGTCGAGGAGGCTGCGCCCAGGGCGCGGCCGGCCTTCGACGACGAGAACGGCTACTCTTCGAGCGGTCGATCCAGGGAGGAGGAATAA